The genome window TTGCAGGTGGTCTTGGTAAAGAGGACTTCTTCCAATGACGCGTTGCCTACGAACAGGTGCGCTCGCGTGGCTGGAGTTGCTGCCACTTTCCACCGCCCGCGACATGAGGTGCCACGAGGTCAGCCGGCACGGTGCACCGGAGCCCTGCGGCGCTAATCCGGCGTTATCATGGGCTTGCGATCAGAATGTCTGAACCCAGAAATGGAGAGGATTTCGCGCAGTTATGAGAAAACAGCAATCCATCGGCACATCCCGCATCTTTTAGCACATCTTCCGGTTTGCACACAGCAGTAATCTTTCTCGAAAAGGCCACACAGCAATAATCTTTACCACACAAATACCATGTGTATAAAGTTTAAACGCTTTACACGCGCAGTCTTAAGTTAACCATCACACTCGGTCCAAGCACCCACAACGGTGACCGGAGACGCCACGATGCACATTCACGATACAATACGTGCTCGAATTATTCCCCTGTTCAATTTGTTGTCTGGGAACTCTGAAGAGCAGCAGTTCAATACATAGAGGACCGGAACTATATCCTGCAGGATGAATTCCTGCGAGGCCACACATCAACTTATTGGACCATCTCTGATCGCATCCGTCATATCCATCCAGATCGGCCGTGCTCGTTAGGGTGATGAGCCGCCGCCATGTCTTCATTGTTCAGCTGGTCCATGTAGGCTTGTTGATGATACCTTCACCGAGGAAgaacatgcatgatgcatacATTGAAGCAGTTAGAGAATGAATGAAGGCATGCTAATATTGAAAATGCTGAATTTGAAGTGCGCTGGGATTCTATTTCTCCAAAGAAAAGGTGATGAGATCATGGGAGTTTCACTCTGATGTGAGCTAATACTGCACAAGTTCAGATAACAGTTGTGTATTGGGCGAATCTCATCTTTCTGCAGCAGTTTACTTCtataatattttttgaaaaagactcttccataaaaaaaaatcttgttccTGGATTGATCAACTAGGAAAACCTACCCAATCTGCAGGGAAGAATCATTCTCTGGGTGCTGAAGGAATCCCTGGTAAGGCTCGATAGCATTCCCACTAGCGCCACTATGCCCACCTTCCCATGAATTATGTAGTGCATTCTCTCCACTGGTTTCTTGCAGCTGACACTTGAAACAAGTCAACAATGGAACAGTATTTTGTTTCATCTATCCATCtaggaaaaaatattttatctgGCTCAAATGTTATTTCAAATCTTCATCCAAGTTCAACGTACAGAGGAACATTTTGTGGTCAGTGGTGTTACCTTTTTCCTCAGGTTCTTGTTAATATCCAGCAATTCTTGCTCCTGCGAACCATCGTTGTTAGCTCGCCATTTAAAAGTTCAGTATGAATGCGAAGAACACATAAAGAAAATTAGGCAGAAGGTAACTTTTAAAAAATCGTTATTATTACCTTAGTTTTCAGATCAAAGAGCTGATCAAGTAACGCTTGATTCTGCAGACATATACACCCTTGTCATAAGCAAGTCAAACAATGGATATAAACATACATGGTGTAGCTACTCAAGCTCTATACCTTTCTTGACCTGATATGTTTCAGAGATATCTCTATTTGGTTCTCAAGCTGATCAAGCTCCTTCATGCTGAGTGGACCCAGATCCTCACCAAGAATATTTCTGCAACAAATGAATGAGTGCTAGGATGTCATACATCATAGGCCCGTCA of Phragmites australis chromosome 3, lpPhrAust1.1, whole genome shotgun sequence contains these proteins:
- the LOC133911907 gene encoding MADS-box transcription factor 1-like isoform X1 — its product is MGRGKVELKRIENKISRQVTFAKRRNGLLKKAYELSLLCDAEVALIIFSGRGRLFEFSSSSCMYKTLERYRSCNYNSQEAKSPLDSEINYQEYLKLKTRVEFLQTTQRNILGEDLGPLSMKELDQLENQIEISLKHIRSRKNQALLDQLFDLKTKEQELLDINKNLRKKCQLQETSGENALHNSWEGGHSGASGNAIEPYQGFLQHPENDSSLQIGYHQQAYMDQLNNEDMAAAHHPNEHGRSGWI
- the LOC133911907 gene encoding MADS-box transcription factor 1-like isoform X2, which produces MGRGKVELKRIENKISRQVTFAKRRNGLLKKAYELSLLCDAEVALIIFSGRGRLFEFSSSSCMYKTLERYRSCNYNSQEAKSPLDSEINYQEYLKLKTRVEFLQTTQRNILGEDLGPLSMKELDQLENQIEISLKHIRSRKNQALLDQLFDLKTKEQELLDINKNLRKKLQETSGENALHNSWEGGHSGASGNAIEPYQGFLQHPENDSSLQIGYHQQAYMDQLNNEDMAAAHHPNEHGRSGWI